Proteins found in one Leptospira terpstrae serovar Hualin str. LT 11-33 = ATCC 700639 genomic segment:
- a CDS encoding DUF5329 family protein — protein MKGRRLFWFFLAILLVIELPLLYGKTNSCLTTTEEQKIEKLLKRVGKIQGSFIRNGDSHTAEEAEKHLRYKLQEAKNSIFAPDPKEWTAKLFIEKIASKSFLTGTPYLIKTSDGKETKSSDWLFTELGKIESCL, from the coding sequence ATGAAAGGTCGTCGTTTATTTTGGTTTTTTTTGGCAATTTTACTTGTTATCGAATTGCCGCTCTTGTATGGAAAAACCAATTCATGTCTGACAACAACCGAAGAACAAAAAATTGAAAAACTATTAAAACGTGTGGGAAAAATCCAAGGCAGTTTTATTCGAAATGGAGATTCACATACAGCCGAAGAAGCAGAAAAACATCTTCGATATAAATTACAAGAAGCAAAAAACTCGATTTTTGCACCTGACCCGAAAGAATGGACTGCTAAACTATTCATAGAGAAAATTGCATCAAAATCATTTTTAACAGGGACTCCCTATTTAATAAAAACTTCTGATGGAAAAGAAACTAAATCCTCTGATTGGCTTTTTACAGAATTAGGTAAAATAGAATCTTGTTTATAG
- a CDS encoding TetR/AcrR family transcriptional regulator: MSRAPIAERLPKKRAVLEKDKLSKRTSILQSAAFLLQKKDWAELSMDEVAKRAKIAKGTLYLYFPTKEDLCLRVHSADYEAWFLDMEVFLSETKSIDADFFSKWFVNSMDRHVRFLKLLPIVPTILEKNASIATIREFKLSLKEQISKILPLLIQAFPFLNEQSGFLFLMQCHALAVGSWSHGFPSNQVREAVKEDGLDIFVLDYKNFLKTSILTLLNGNKIT; encoded by the coding sequence ATGAGCCGCGCGCCGATTGCAGAACGTTTGCCAAAAAAGAGAGCTGTTTTGGAAAAAGACAAACTTTCCAAACGCACATCCATACTTCAATCCGCAGCCTTTCTTTTACAAAAAAAAGATTGGGCGGAACTTTCCATGGATGAAGTTGCTAAACGTGCAAAAATTGCAAAAGGAACTCTTTATTTATATTTTCCAACGAAAGAAGATCTTTGTCTTAGAGTACACAGTGCCGATTATGAAGCATGGTTTTTGGACATGGAAGTATTTTTATCAGAAACAAAAAGTATCGATGCTGATTTTTTTTCGAAGTGGTTTGTTAATTCAATGGATAGACATGTTCGGTTTTTAAAACTTTTACCGATTGTCCCTACTATCTTAGAAAAAAATGCAAGTATTGCTACCATACGAGAATTTAAACTTAGTTTGAAGGAACAAATTTCTAAAATTCTACCTTTATTAATACAGGCTTTTCCTTTTTTAAACGAACAATCAGGATTCTTATTTCTTATGCAATGCCATGCCTTGGCAGTAGGATCTTGGTCTCATGGATTTCCTTCAAACCAAGTAAGAGAAGCAGTGAAAGAAGATGGATTAGATATCTTTGTTTTGGATTACAAAAACTTTCTAAAAACTTCAATTCTTACACTTCTGAATGGTAATAAAATCACTTAA